A single region of the Sphingomonas crocodyli genome encodes:
- a CDS encoding phytanoyl-CoA dioxygenase family protein has protein sequence MTSMMRSLLAPWWAAELLTGAKSFLDNPIIGSQRLNARGLHGWRVATAHAMAARRRAKLAKALSPEDLASFTENGFVAVQNFLPPETFAQLRDQILAFEGPAREMIQGHTITRRYAIDPEAIRAIPAVTAFADHPRFQALARYGASFDVKPLLYIQSILTHRFDAPPDPQINLHADTFHPTMKAWFFLQDVGEDDGPFTYVPGSHRLTPARLEWEKKRSLSVRDEGDRLSARGSFRIERQHLAELGLPQPMTLAVPANTLVVADTFGFHARGETREPSTRIELWAYNRRNPFTPYAGFDPGSIKGLAERRIGARWMTHDILKRLIGQSWRKVGRKRPGDE, from the coding sequence ATGACGTCGATGATGCGATCCCTGCTCGCGCCGTGGTGGGCCGCCGAACTGCTGACCGGCGCCAAATCGTTCCTCGACAACCCGATCATCGGATCGCAGCGGCTGAACGCGCGCGGGCTGCACGGCTGGCGGGTCGCGACCGCGCATGCAATGGCCGCGCGGCGGCGCGCGAAACTGGCCAAGGCGCTATCGCCCGAGGATCTGGCGAGTTTTACGGAGAACGGCTTCGTCGCGGTCCAGAACTTCCTGCCGCCCGAGACCTTCGCGCAGCTGCGCGACCAGATTCTCGCCTTCGAAGGCCCGGCGCGCGAGATGATCCAGGGGCATACGATCACGCGCCGCTACGCGATCGATCCGGAGGCGATCCGCGCGATCCCGGCGGTGACGGCCTTCGCCGATCATCCGCGCTTCCAGGCGCTGGCGCGGTACGGCGCGAGCTTCGACGTGAAGCCGCTGCTCTACATCCAGTCGATCCTGACGCATCGGTTCGATGCGCCGCCCGATCCGCAGATCAACCTGCATGCCGATACCTTCCACCCGACGATGAAGGCGTGGTTCTTCCTGCAGGACGTAGGCGAGGATGACGGCCCCTTCACCTATGTGCCCGGATCGCATCGGCTGACCCCGGCGCGGCTCGAATGGGAGAAGAAGCGCAGCCTTTCGGTGCGCGACGAGGGCGATCGGCTGTCGGCGCGCGGATCGTTCCGGATCGAGCGGCAGCATCTGGCCGAACTGGGCCTGCCGCAGCCGATGACGCTGGCGGTGCCCGCGAACACGTTGGTCGTCGCCGACACCTTCGGTTTCCACGCGCGCGGCGAAACGCGCGAGCCGTCGACCCGGATCGAGCTGTGGGCCTATAATCGCCGCAACCCGTTCACCCCCTATGCCGGCTTCGATCCCGGCAGCATCAAGGGGTTGGCCGAACGCCGCATCGGCGCGCGCTGGATGACGCATGACATCCTCAAGCGCCTGATCGGCCAGTCGTGGCGCAAGGTGGGCCGCAAACGGCCCGGCGACGAATAA
- a CDS encoding adenosine kinase yields the protein MTTTRYDVLGIGNAIVDVIAHADEAFLEAHNMPKAAMTLIDEDRAEAIYQAMGAGVQVSGGSAGNTIAGVASLGGTAAYIGKVKQDVLGDVYRHDMRGIGVAFDTPAATDGPATARCLILVTSDAQRTMNTYLGACVNLGPDDIDEALIAEASIVYLEGYLFDKDLAKAAFRKAAAAAHKASRKVSLTLSDSFCVDRHRDDFLALIDTDIDILFANDDEIRSLYQTDDIEAAAAKVAKSVDIAAITLGAEGCLIVGNGETIRVPAAKANQVIDTTGAGDLFAAGFLFGVARGLPLAECGRLAGIAAAEVISHFGPRPETPLRELI from the coding sequence TTGACCACCACCCGCTACGACGTTCTCGGTATCGGCAATGCGATCGTCGACGTGATCGCGCATGCCGACGAAGCCTTTCTCGAAGCCCACAACATGCCCAAGGCGGCGATGACGCTGATCGACGAGGATCGGGCCGAGGCGATCTATCAGGCGATGGGCGCGGGCGTGCAGGTGTCGGGCGGTTCGGCCGGCAACACGATTGCGGGCGTCGCATCGCTGGGCGGCACCGCGGCCTATATCGGCAAGGTGAAGCAGGACGTGCTGGGCGACGTCTATCGCCACGACATGCGCGGCATCGGCGTGGCGTTCGACACGCCGGCGGCGACCGATGGCCCGGCGACCGCACGCTGCCTGATCCTCGTCACATCCGACGCGCAGCGCACGATGAACACCTATCTGGGCGCGTGCGTGAACCTGGGTCCGGACGATATCGACGAGGCGCTGATCGCCGAAGCGTCGATCGTCTATCTGGAAGGCTATCTGTTCGACAAGGATCTGGCCAAGGCCGCGTTCCGCAAGGCGGCGGCAGCCGCGCACAAGGCGAGCCGCAAGGTTTCGCTGACGCTGTCCGACAGCTTCTGCGTCGATCGCCACCGCGACGATTTCCTCGCGCTGATCGACACCGACATCGACATCCTGTTCGCCAATGATGACGAGATCCGCTCGCTCTACCAGACCGACGATATCGAAGCGGCGGCGGCGAAGGTCGCCAAGTCGGTCGATATCGCCGCGATCACTTTGGGCGCCGAAGGCTGCCTGATCGTCGGCAATGGTGAGACGATCCGCGTGCCCGCCGCCAAGGCGAACCAGGTGATCGATACGACGGGTGCTGGCGATCTGTTCGCCGCCGGCTTCCTCTTCGGCGTCGCGCGCGGGCTGCCGCTCGCCGAATGCGGCCGTCTGGCGGGGATCGCGGCGGCCGAGGTCATCTCCCACTTCGGCCCGCGCCCGGAAACGCCGCTGCGCGAACTGATCTGA
- a CDS encoding SDR family NAD(P)-dependent oxidoreductase, which yields MKDQLGLAGKTVLVLGGGQGNGEATCIRFADAGANVAIVDLDIGLAEKVAADVRSRGVKAVALTGDVRQPAECARLMEETARHLSVPDCLITIIGQATMKPILDLTQEDIERDLDINLRFFVYASQAFARALIAAGKGGTIAGLSSVDGIFGSPVHAAYGFAKAGLISYIKSAATEWADHGIRVNCVAPGAIVTPRVPDSEARQQVMHNSMIPLRRSGQPSEIAGALLFLSSDLSSYVTGQTLPVDGGWTAGNYFNAQRSTQGMVMDNGKKF from the coding sequence ATGAAGGATCAGCTCGGGCTTGCGGGCAAGACGGTGCTCGTGCTCGGTGGCGGGCAGGGCAATGGCGAGGCGACGTGCATCCGCTTCGCCGATGCGGGCGCCAATGTCGCGATCGTCGACCTCGATATCGGGCTGGCCGAAAAGGTGGCGGCGGACGTGCGGTCGCGCGGGGTGAAGGCCGTCGCGCTGACCGGCGACGTGCGCCAGCCGGCCGAATGTGCGCGGCTGATGGAGGAGACGGCGCGGCATCTGTCGGTGCCCGATTGCCTGATCACGATCATCGGCCAGGCGACGATGAAGCCGATCCTCGATCTGACGCAGGAGGATATCGAGCGCGATCTGGACATCAACCTGCGCTTCTTCGTCTATGCGTCGCAGGCGTTCGCCCGTGCGTTGATCGCGGCGGGCAAGGGCGGGACGATCGCTGGCCTATCCTCGGTCGACGGCATCTTCGGATCGCCCGTCCACGCGGCCTACGGTTTCGCCAAGGCGGGGCTGATCAGCTACATCAAGTCGGCGGCGACCGAATGGGCCGATCATGGCATCCGCGTGAACTGCGTCGCGCCGGGCGCGATCGTGACGCCGCGCGTGCCGGATTCGGAGGCGCGCCAGCAGGTGATGCACAATTCGATGATCCCGCTGCGCCGATCGGGCCAGCCCAGTGAGATTGCCGGCGCGCTGCTGTTCCTGTCGTCGGACCTGTCGAGCTATGTCACCGGGCAGACCTTGCCGGTCGATGGCGGCTGGACCGCGGGCAATTACTTCAATGCCCAGCGCAGCACGCAGGGCATGGTCATGGATAACGGCAAGAAGTTCTAG